One genomic segment of bacterium includes these proteins:
- a CDS encoding LysE family transporter, with protein MELFFKGVLVGFFLAVPIGPINVLCMRRTLAYGRFSGIASGAGAALADAVYGWIAAFGVHFVSETLVGHQMWLRLLGGALLCYLGYRTFMAKPQVTELNSSAAGLLGHAVSTFLLTLTNPMTIVSFAAVFAAMDLGRAQAGLLGPSLVVAGVFWGSMVWWIVLAAIVGFMRGHMGLVGLRWANRTSGLIIAGFGLATMFSFKL; from the coding sequence ATGGAGCTTTTCTTTAAGGGTGTCTTGGTGGGATTTTTTCTGGCTGTTCCCATAGGCCCCATAAACGTGCTGTGCATGAGGAGGACTCTGGCCTACGGAAGATTCTCTGGTATTGCTTCGGGGGCAGGGGCTGCTTTGGCCGACGCAGTTTATGGATGGATAGCCGCCTTTGGAGTGCACTTTGTCTCTGAGACCCTGGTGGGCCATCAGATGTGGCTCCGATTGTTGGGGGGAGCTCTGCTGTGCTATCTGGGGTACCGCACCTTCATGGCCAAGCCGCAGGTCACAGAGCTTAACAGCAGTGCGGCCGGCCTTCTGGGCCATGCGGTTTCCACCTTTTTGCTGACACTGACCAACCCCATGACCATTGTTTCCTTTGCAGCCGTTTTCGCAGCCATGGATTTGGGAAGGGCTCAGGCTGGACTCTTGGGCCCCTCTTTGGTTGTGGCAGGGGTCTTCTGGGGTTCCATGGTCTGGTGGATTGTGCTGGCTGCCATCGTGGGATTCATGAGAGGTCATATGGGGCTGGTGGGTTTAAGATGGGCCAACAGAACATCTGGACTCATCATCGCAGGCTTCGGGCTGGCCACCATGTTTAGCTTCAAGCTCTAA
- the dnaX gene encoding DNA polymerase III subunit gamma/tau, whose translation MAYVVLARRWRPQTFQEVVGQSHVTRTLQNAIRQERIAHAYLFSGPRGVGKTTVARILAKALNCESGPTAEPCGSCTSCREVAQGISMDVQEIDGASHTSVENIRDIREGLRYRPSKGRFRVYIIDEVHMLSTQAFNALLKTLEEPPAHVVFMFATTEVHKIPATILSRCQRFDFRRISLKEIVSHLQRICTAESIDAPTEVLATVAREAQGSLRDAQSLLDQLVAYAGQRIEQSAVMEVLGVLDRRWLYRTSEALINKDPRGCLLVVEELFDLGHSLQHFYYELVEHVRNLLVAKVTPEVSRILPLADHEVAALKEQADKLSAEDLQLWFDILAKAEEEIRRSAFPRYVLEMLLVRMATLEHVADMEELLEGLAKLSSGFQASLNASSGPVQGTAGGESWEKLQSPSRDINKETWGAFLEHVKVLKPALASVLEQASFMECSQGDMVRLGFPSRFHMDRVSQGEQTRTLEQFCMEFFGRKLKVVAVLDSQPQCRENHLRQQRMAELEARNHPMVQKAIELLGAKVVEVRQASGPDKELSQ comes from the coding sequence ATGGCATACGTGGTGTTGGCCCGTCGTTGGAGGCCGCAGACCTTCCAAGAAGTGGTGGGACAGAGTCATGTCACCCGCACACTCCAGAACGCCATCCGGCAGGAGAGGATCGCCCACGCCTATCTGTTCAGCGGGCCCAGGGGAGTGGGCAAGACCACGGTAGCCAGAATACTTGCCAAGGCCTTGAACTGCGAGTCTGGTCCCACTGCAGAACCATGCGGGAGCTGTACATCCTGCAGGGAGGTGGCCCAAGGGATCTCCATGGATGTGCAGGAGATCGACGGGGCTTCCCACACCAGCGTTGAAAACATAAGGGACATAAGAGAGGGGCTTCGTTACAGGCCGTCAAAAGGGCGGTTCCGAGTGTACATCATCGACGAAGTGCACATGCTCTCCACCCAGGCTTTCAATGCGCTGCTGAAAACCCTGGAAGAACCACCAGCCCATGTGGTCTTCATGTTTGCCACCACAGAGGTGCACAAGATTCCGGCCACCATTCTCTCCAGGTGCCAGAGATTCGACTTCAGGCGGATATCCCTAAAGGAAATAGTGAGTCACCTACAGCGAATCTGCACGGCGGAAAGCATAGATGCCCCCACCGAAGTGCTGGCCACAGTAGCCAGAGAGGCCCAGGGCAGCCTGAGAGATGCTCAAAGCCTTCTGGATCAGCTGGTGGCCTATGCAGGCCAGAGAATAGAACAGAGTGCGGTGATGGAGGTGCTGGGAGTGCTGGATCGCAGATGGCTCTACCGTACCTCCGAGGCCCTGATTAACAAGGACCCTAGGGGGTGTCTCTTGGTAGTAGAGGAGCTTTTTGATCTGGGTCACTCCCTCCAGCACTTCTACTATGAGCTTGTAGAGCACGTTCGCAATCTTCTGGTGGCCAAGGTGACTCCTGAGGTCTCAAGGATCCTGCCCTTGGCGGACCACGAGGTGGCTGCGCTCAAGGAGCAAGCAGATAAGCTCTCGGCAGAAGACCTGCAGCTATGGTTTGACATACTTGCCAAGGCAGAGGAGGAGATACGCCGCTCGGCCTTCCCACGGTATGTGCTGGAGATGCTATTGGTCAGGATGGCCACCTTGGAGCATGTGGCAGACATGGAGGAGCTCTTAGAGGGGTTGGCCAAGTTGAGCTCAGGCTTTCAGGCCAGCCTGAATGCTTCCTCAGGCCCCGTGCAGGGGACCGCTGGCGGAGAGTCTTGGGAGAAATTGCAGAGTCCCTCGAGGGATATCAACAAGGAAACCTGGGGGGCCTTTCTGGAGCATGTGAAGGTCCTGAAGCCTGCATTGGCCTCTGTGCTGGAACAGGCCAGTTTCATGGAATGTTCCCAAGGCGATATGGTTCGCCTGGGCTTTCCCAGTAGATTTCATATGGACAGGGTCTCCCAGGGGGAGCAAACTCGCACCCTTGAGCAGTTCTGTATGGAGTTCTTCGGCCGGAAATTGAAAGTGGTGGCTGTGCTGGATTCCCAGCCTCAATGCAGAGAAAACCATCTCAGGCAACAAAGGATGGCAGAGTTGGAGGCAAGGAATCATCCCATGGTCCAGAAAGCCATAGAGCTGCTGGGAGCCAAGGTGGTGGAGGTGAGGCAGGCTTCAGGGCCAGACAAGGAGCTTTCCCAATGA
- a CDS encoding caspase family protein, with protein sequence MAPKALLVGINKYSLPGCDLQGCVNDVTNMRDVLLKYFGFQAEQVRLVVDERATREAILERLEWLVKDAGPADRLLFHFSGHGSQVRDRDGDELRDHMDEVICPHDMNWEGKYISDDDLKGIFARLPQGAVLEVILDCCHSGTGTREMAALSLLPMEMAMYPRFLEPPADIQARVDEELPVRRLLRGANPMGHVLFAGCRENQTSADAFIGGAFNGAFTYYLCKHLRDTGGDIPRGELLRRVRASLKFNGFSQVPQLEGPKSSRTKRMLEPFQ encoded by the coding sequence ATGGCCCCAAAAGCCCTCCTGGTCGGAATTAACAAGTATAGTTTGCCTGGGTGTGATCTGCAGGGGTGCGTCAATGACGTGACCAACATGAGGGACGTGCTCCTCAAGTATTTTGGCTTCCAGGCCGAGCAGGTACGCCTTGTGGTGGATGAGCGTGCCACCCGGGAGGCCATCCTGGAGAGGCTGGAATGGCTTGTGAAGGATGCTGGCCCAGCAGACAGGCTTCTGTTTCATTTCTCAGGCCACGGCTCCCAGGTCAGGGACCGGGACGGAGACGAGCTTCGCGACCATATGGACGAAGTGATCTGTCCCCATGACATGAACTGGGAGGGTAAGTACATCTCAGATGATGACCTGAAAGGGATTTTTGCCAGGCTGCCCCAGGGAGCTGTCCTGGAGGTGATCCTGGACTGCTGCCACTCAGGGACCGGCACCAGGGAGATGGCGGCCCTGAGCCTTTTGCCCATGGAAATGGCCATGTACCCAAGGTTTCTGGAGCCTCCTGCAGACATACAGGCCAGGGTGGATGAGGAGCTGCCCGTCAGAAGGCTTCTCAGAGGCGCAAATCCCATGGGGCATGTGCTTTTTGCTGGATGCCGGGAGAACCAAACCTCGGCAGATGCCTTCATAGGCGGTGCTTTCAACGGAGCTTTCACATACTATCTTTGCAAACATCTAAGAGATACAGGTGGGGATATCCCCCGGGGCGAGCTTCTCAGAAGGGTGCGAGCCTCTTTGAAGTTCAATGGTTTCAGCCAGGTGCCCCAATTGGAAGGTCCCAAATCCTCAAGGACCAAAAGAATGCTGGAGCCTTTCCAGTGA
- the recR gene encoding recombination mediator RecR — MSSYAKPVENLIRNLTKLPGVGEKSATRLALFILRSPTEEMEALARAIMEVKRKIRTCSLCFNFTDQELCSVCQDSSRHTGQLCVVEDPGDLMAIETSHGFKGLYHVLQGVLSPLEGVGPQELKITELMERVKAGGIREVILALNPSVEGEATSLYLAKLLKPLGVRVTRIAYGLPAGGDLQYADRVTLGKALENRRDL, encoded by the coding sequence ATGAGTTCTTATGCCAAGCCTGTTGAGAACCTGATTCGCAACCTGACAAAGCTTCCTGGCGTGGGGGAGAAATCTGCCACAAGACTGGCCCTTTTTATATTGAGATCCCCCACAGAAGAAATGGAGGCATTGGCAAGAGCCATCATGGAGGTCAAACGCAAGATCCGGACCTGCTCCCTTTGCTTCAACTTCACGGACCAGGAGCTTTGCAGCGTATGTCAGGACTCCTCCAGGCACACAGGTCAGCTTTGCGTGGTGGAAGATCCGGGTGATCTCATGGCCATCGAGACCAGCCACGGCTTCAAGGGGCTTTACCATGTGCTTCAGGGGGTGCTATCCCCCCTGGAAGGTGTGGGGCCTCAAGAGCTTAAGATCACAGAGTTGATGGAGCGTGTGAAGGCCGGCGGGATTCGGGAAGTGATCTTGGCCCTGAACCCGTCGGTGGAAGGGGAGGCCACTTCCCTTTACCTGGCAAAGCTTCTCAAACCCTTGGGGGTCAGAGTGACGCGCATAGCTTACGGGCTTCCGGCCGGAGGGGACCTGCAGTATGCAGACAGGGTGACCCTGGGCAAGGCATTGGAAAACAGAAGGGATCTTTGA
- the xseA gene encoding exodeoxyribonuclease VII large subunit: MSSLQRPQTDLPQIYTVSRLTQEIRDILEGRFPSIWVEGEISNFHLHSSGHMYFILKDERSQIRAVMFRGQAKELSFRPEDGMHVLCLGRIGVYEARGEYQLYLDFLEPKGVGAMLLAVEQLKARLALEGLFDPSRKRPLPFLPRCVGIVTSPTGAVIRDMLQILGRRFPNLHVLVRPARVQGEGAAQEISQGIRDLNEWPGVDLIVVARGGGSLEDLWAFNQEELARTIASSRIPVVSAVGHEVDYTIADLVADLRAPTPSAAAELIVPVHAQLHRNLSDLAAQLFSAMRKQIKRLREELKGLVSRPPQLRRRLAQERIGLDELHQRLQNSMGQILERARLERQHLLQSLSHLDPRASIPALRAELAAIAQRLSSSFKFSLQEGRAALEREKGLLYSLSPAQVLARGYSIVRLLPQQKVVMDSSSLKEGDLLRITFHKGESTCRVEK; this comes from the coding sequence GTGTCTTCTCTCCAGAGACCGCAGACAGACCTTCCTCAGATATATACTGTAAGCAGGCTTACTCAGGAAATCAGGGATATTTTGGAAGGAAGGTTCCCTTCCATATGGGTGGAGGGGGAGATCTCGAATTTCCACCTACATTCTTCAGGCCACATGTATTTTATCTTAAAGGATGAACGTTCCCAGATCAGGGCCGTCATGTTCAGGGGCCAGGCCAAGGAGTTGAGTTTCAGGCCTGAAGACGGAATGCACGTACTTTGCCTTGGAAGAATAGGGGTTTATGAGGCCAGAGGGGAATACCAGCTTTACCTTGACTTCCTGGAGCCCAAAGGCGTTGGGGCCATGCTCCTGGCCGTGGAGCAGCTCAAGGCAAGGCTGGCCCTGGAGGGTTTGTTTGATCCTTCCCGCAAGAGACCCCTGCCTTTCTTGCCTAGATGCGTGGGAATAGTCACATCTCCCACCGGAGCAGTCATAAGGGACATGCTGCAGATTCTGGGCAGGCGTTTCCCCAATTTGCATGTGTTGGTGAGGCCTGCCAGAGTCCAGGGTGAAGGGGCGGCCCAGGAGATCTCCCAAGGCATAAGGGACCTGAATGAGTGGCCAGGAGTAGACCTCATAGTGGTGGCCAGGGGAGGTGGCTCCCTGGAGGACCTTTGGGCCTTCAACCAGGAAGAGCTGGCCCGCACCATAGCCTCCTCCAGGATTCCCGTGGTGAGCGCAGTGGGACACGAGGTGGATTACACCATAGCCGATTTGGTGGCTGACCTCAGGGCTCCCACACCTTCGGCTGCAGCCGAGTTGATAGTTCCTGTCCATGCCCAACTTCACAGAAATCTGAGCGATTTGGCAGCACAGTTGTTCTCGGCCATGAGAAAACAAATAAAAAGGCTAAGGGAGGAGCTAAAGGGATTGGTGAGCAGGCCGCCCCAATTGAGACGCCGTCTTGCCCAAGAAAGAATCGGCCTAGACGAGCTTCACCAGAGACTCCAGAATTCCATGGGGCAGATCCTGGAAAGAGCCAGACTGGAAAGGCAGCACCTGCTTCAAAGCCTTTCTCATCTGGATCCCAGGGCCAGCATACCTGCACTGAGAGCAGAGCTAGCGGCTATTGCCCAAAGACTAAGCTCCTCTTTCAAGTTCAGTCTCCAGGAAGGCCGGGCAGCTCTGGAAAGGGAAAAAGGCCTTCTTTATTCCTTAAGCCCTGCTCAGGTTCTGGCCAGAGGTTACAGCATCGTGAGGCTGCTGCCCCAGCAGAAGGTGGTGATGGATTCCTCTTCTTTGAAAGAGGGAGACCTGCTCAGAATCACCTTCCACAAAGGGGAAAGTACCTGCAGGGTGGAGAAATAA
- a CDS encoding L,D-transpeptidase family protein has product MASLRPEDLGGKTASEALQADWIVVIKSQRIMRLLRGGEVIRQYEISLGKNPNGPKMRQGDNRTPEGLYVISGRNPKSAYHLALKISYPDPIDLINAHSMGAKPGGNVMIHGLPNGVKNKYRMEKDWTNGCIAVSNEEIEEIWNLVPDGTPIEILP; this is encoded by the coding sequence GTGGCTTCCCTCAGGCCGGAGGATTTGGGAGGTAAGACCGCCTCGGAGGCTCTTCAGGCAGACTGGATCGTGGTGATCAAGAGCCAGAGGATCATGCGCCTGTTGAGAGGCGGTGAGGTCATAAGGCAGTACGAGATTTCCCTTGGGAAAAACCCCAATGGGCCCAAGATGCGCCAGGGTGACAACAGAACCCCTGAGGGGCTCTATGTCATATCCGGTCGAAATCCCAAGAGCGCTTACCACCTGGCCCTAAAGATATCCTACCCCGACCCCATAGATCTCATAAACGCTCACTCCATGGGTGCCAAGCCTGGTGGAAACGTGATGATTCATGGACTTCCCAATGGGGTGAAGAACAAGTACCGTATGGAGAAGGATTGGACCAATGGCTGTATCGCGGTCTCCAATGAGGAGATCGAGGAGATCTGGAACCTGGTCCCAGACGGAACCCCCATAGAAATTCTGCCCTGA
- a CDS encoding thioesterase family protein: protein MDSLEDMLSQIVPGLEAEVCWMVEERHLASHWGSGLARVFGTPMLVALCEEASRLCVEPLLPSSKQTVGTWVSLRHMAATPAGMRVRAKAKLVEVRGRRLRFAVQAWDELEKIGEAEHERVIIDSSAFHERIAAKLTRG, encoded by the coding sequence ATGGATTCTCTTGAAGATATGCTTTCCCAGATAGTGCCTGGTTTGGAGGCAGAGGTCTGCTGGATGGTGGAGGAAAGACACCTGGCAAGCCATTGGGGGAGCGGACTGGCAAGGGTCTTTGGCACCCCTATGTTGGTGGCCCTGTGCGAAGAGGCCTCTAGGCTGTGCGTTGAGCCGCTGCTGCCTTCCTCCAAGCAGACAGTGGGCACGTGGGTGAGCCTTCGCCATATGGCCGCGACTCCGGCTGGCATGAGAGTCCGGGCCAAGGCAAAACTGGTGGAGGTCAGAGGCAGAAGGCTCAGATTTGCGGTACAGGCCTGGGATGAGCTGGAAAAGATAGGTGAGGCAGAGCACGAGCGGGTGATAATCGATTCCTCGGCTTTTCATGAGAGGATAGCGGCCAAGCTCACCAGGGGATAA
- a CDS encoding YbaB/EbfC family nucleoid-associated protein, with protein MKGFGDLGKIAKIQSEIARIQEELQAQRIEASSGGGMVTAVMNGHGELVEIRIDPQVVNPQEVEMLQDLILAAIGEAKNRAQRLVQEEMSKIIPAGLAGRIPGLLG; from the coding sequence GTGAAAGGCTTTGGAGATTTGGGCAAGATAGCCAAGATTCAGTCGGAGATAGCCCGTATCCAGGAGGAGCTTCAAGCCCAACGTATTGAAGCCTCTTCAGGGGGGGGAATGGTTACGGCGGTCATGAACGGCCACGGTGAGCTGGTGGAGATCAGAATAGACCCGCAGGTGGTCAATCCCCAAGAGGTGGAGATGTTGCAGGATCTCATTCTGGCGGCCATCGGGGAGGCTAAAAATAGAGCTCAGAGGCTTGTGCAGGAGGAGATGAGCAAGATCATCCCGGCAGGCTTGGCAGGCCGAATTCCAGGCCTTTTGGGCTGA
- the tadA gene encoding tRNA adenosine(34) deaminase TadA: MDRPQEMRDEDYMRMALQQAMEAFQEGEVPVGAVLVMEGEVVARAHNRCEELCDPTAHAEILALRDACSRKGNYRLLGARLYVTVEPCVMCTGALHLARLERVVYGCADPKAGAMGSRYSIHSDGRLNHRLEVNCGVLEAQCRGLMSSFFERLRQRQKLLYKTERWPSLAEGG, encoded by the coding sequence ATGGATAGGCCGCAGGAGATGAGGGATGAGGATTACATGAGGATGGCTCTTCAGCAGGCAATGGAGGCCTTCCAAGAGGGCGAGGTCCCAGTAGGTGCAGTGCTGGTCATGGAAGGGGAGGTTGTGGCAAGGGCCCACAACCGTTGTGAGGAGCTCTGTGATCCCACGGCCCATGCAGAAATTTTGGCCTTGAGGGATGCCTGCTCCAGAAAAGGCAATTACAGGCTCTTGGGGGCCAGGCTCTACGTGACCGTGGAGCCTTGTGTCATGTGTACGGGAGCACTTCACCTGGCCAGGCTGGAGCGGGTGGTCTATGGGTGCGCTGATCCAAAGGCAGGGGCCATGGGCTCCAGGTACTCCATACACTCCGATGGAAGGCTCAATCACAGGCTGGAGGTCAACTGCGGAGTGCTGGAGGCCCAGTGCAGAGGCCTGATGAGCTCCTTTTTTGAGAGGTTGAGACAGAGGCAAAAACTGCTTTACAAGACGGAGAGATGGCCGAGTTTGGCTGAAGGCGGCTGA
- a CDS encoding HAD family hydrolase has translation MYEAIIFDLDGTLLDTLQDLANAMNRVLENWGLPIHAVEEYRLFVGDGVENLVRRALPQNMRDPLTLSRGVAAMREEYSRSWALCTRAYPGVAELLDGLCAKSVPMAILSNKPDDFTKQMVKTMLDSWRFYPVLGERPLVPRKPDPTGALEIASILRIRPERFLYLGDTDTDMKTAVAAGMYPVGALWGFRSAQELLMAGARRLVSKPQELLEFF, from the coding sequence ATGTATGAGGCTATCATCTTTGATTTGGACGGCACACTTCTGGACACCCTCCAGGATCTGGCCAATGCCATGAACCGTGTCCTGGAGAATTGGGGGCTTCCCATCCACGCCGTGGAAGAATACAGGCTCTTTGTGGGAGACGGGGTGGAAAACCTGGTAAGACGGGCTCTTCCCCAAAACATGCGGGATCCCCTTACCTTGTCCAGAGGGGTAGCCGCCATGCGGGAAGAGTATTCCAGGAGTTGGGCATTGTGCACAAGAGCCTACCCAGGGGTGGCAGAACTGCTAGATGGGCTTTGCGCCAAGTCGGTTCCCATGGCTATTCTTTCCAACAAGCCTGACGACTTCACCAAGCAGATGGTCAAAACCATGCTGGATTCGTGGAGGTTTTACCCTGTGCTTGGGGAGAGGCCCCTGGTCCCCAGAAAGCCTGATCCTACAGGTGCCCTTGAGATAGCTTCCATTCTAAGAATAAGGCCTGAGAGATTTCTGTACCTGGGAGATACTGACACAGACATGAAAACAGCAGTGGCCGCAGGGATGTACCCTGTGGGGGCTCTCTGGGGGTTCAGAAGCGCCCAGGAGCTTCTTATGGCAGGAGCCAGGAGGCTTGTGAGCAAGCCCCAGGAACTGCTGGAGTTTTTTTGA
- a CDS encoding serine/threonine-protein kinase, which translates to MALARVSVDHLVGSTLGTCRIIKELGRGSMGIVCLGYQTTLKRPVAVKVLPKALVVDPVAGARFRQEAETAAILTHPHIIPIYEVGETEELYFMVMQLVKGMALSQILERARKHPVPSKRLIPMGEGIRILLQVLDALSYAHEEEVIHRDIKPANILLEAKTSRVLLSDFGIAKELRGEDLDQGRALGTPLYMAPEQAMSQEVDGRADIYAVGVILFEMAVGTLPIYPEPVGKLRQRKVSEPLGMFSKMPSQCHPRVDKELEAIILKAISLRPDDRFCDCKEFANALKEYSSKRLHAMEQRAQQK; encoded by the coding sequence ATGGCCTTGGCTCGCGTCTCGGTGGATCATTTGGTGGGCTCAACTTTGGGCACCTGCAGGATCATAAAGGAACTAGGCAGGGGCAGCATGGGCATAGTTTGCCTGGGCTATCAGACCACCCTCAAGCGACCTGTAGCCGTGAAGGTGTTGCCCAAGGCCCTGGTAGTAGACCCTGTGGCCGGGGCAAGGTTCAGACAGGAGGCTGAGACAGCCGCCATCTTGACCCATCCTCACATCATCCCCATCTACGAGGTGGGAGAGACCGAAGAGCTCTACTTCATGGTGATGCAGCTGGTCAAGGGCATGGCCCTCTCCCAGATCCTGGAGCGGGCGCGCAAACACCCGGTTCCCTCCAAGCGCCTCATTCCTATGGGAGAGGGCATCAGGATCCTCTTGCAGGTGTTAGATGCTCTTTCCTATGCCCATGAAGAGGAAGTGATTCATCGTGACATAAAACCCGCCAACATTCTCCTAGAGGCCAAGACCAGCCGGGTTCTGCTTTCAGACTTTGGTATAGCCAAAGAGCTTCGGGGTGAAGATCTGGACCAGGGCCGTGCCCTGGGCACTCCTCTTTACATGGCTCCTGAGCAGGCCATGAGCCAAGAGGTAGACGGCCGGGCGGACATATATGCCGTGGGGGTAATACTTTTTGAGATGGCAGTGGGAACTCTGCCCATTTATCCTGAGCCTGTGGGAAAGCTGCGCCAGAGAAAGGTAAGCGAGCCCCTGGGCATGTTCAGCAAGATGCCCTCCCAGTGCCATCCCAGGGTGGACAAGGAACTGGAAGCGATAATTCTAAAGGCCATATCCCTGAGGCCCGATGATCGCTTCTGCGACTGCAAAGAGTTTGCCAATGCATTAAAGGAGTACAGCTCCAAGCGCTTACATGCCATGGAGCAGAGGGCCCAACAGAAGTGA
- a CDS encoding transcription termination/antitermination NusG family protein: MSRSVMEGASITPSGECTPRWFVVQTNPKEEERALVHLAEKGLELFFPKIRVVRFRRFKAREAIRPLFPSYLFARFHYPDEYPQVVWTRGVRRVLGTQGEPTSVPDEVISTIRSQMDSHGLVRVGRRLRPKDRVRIVSGPFKDLLGIFERDLDDQGRVEILLAVLGFQARVHLHESLIERAP, from the coding sequence ATGAGTCGATCAGTGATGGAAGGAGCCAGCATCACTCCTTCGGGGGAATGCACACCCAGATGGTTCGTTGTTCAAACCAATCCCAAAGAAGAAGAAAGGGCCCTGGTTCACCTGGCCGAGAAAGGTCTGGAGTTGTTTTTTCCAAAGATTCGGGTGGTGCGTTTCAGGAGGTTCAAGGCCAGGGAGGCCATCAGACCTCTTTTCCCATCATACCTTTTTGCCCGTTTCCATTATCCCGATGAGTATCCGCAGGTTGTTTGGACCAGGGGAGTCAGGCGGGTGTTGGGCACCCAGGGGGAACCCACATCGGTGCCGGATGAGGTGATCAGCACCATCAGAAGCCAGATGGACTCTCATGGGCTTGTAAGGGTGGGAAGGCGTCTGCGCCCCAAAGACAGGGTCAGGATAGTTTCAGGCCCTTTCAAGGACCTTTTGGGGATCTTCGAGCGGGATCTGGACGATCAGGGAAGGGTTGAGATCCTCCTGGCTGTGCTAGGGTTTCAAGCCAGGGTGCATCTTCACGAATCTTTGATCGAGAGGGCTCCGTGA
- a CDS encoding carboxypeptidase M32 has product MDKLLEALRLRLQEISDLEAAGALLYWDQCTYMPRGGAKARARQTATLARLAHQRWVDSGLGELLEKLKPMEERLPYESLEASLIRVASTDHKRALRIPPEFMETLNSHVSQCYEAWRTAKSVNDFSMVRPFLERTVELSRRMADFFSGWEHPADPLIDLADPGETVSRLRPMFSKLRDELVNLLMEIRKRPPVEDSCLKGVFPDEKQLEFTLELLHAMGYDLERGRQDLSAHPFMIRLAGGDVRITTRVHTGYLAESIFGSIHEAGHALYEQGIPEELEGTPLAQGASAGIHESQSRLWENMVARSLPFWKFFYPRLQKKFPQFLEKVDLESFFRAIHKVEPGCIRTQADEVTYNLHVIIRFELELELLEGSLAVKDLPELWEEKYQTQLGVKPSDDREGVLQDMHWFSGTVGGAFQCYTLGNLAAAQMFQAALEHDPQIPSRMEQGDMSSLLNWLRQHVHCHGRKFKPTELLKMATGSTLRVEPYLDYLRKTYGGVYGFS; this is encoded by the coding sequence TTGGATAAGCTCTTGGAAGCTCTGAGACTTCGCCTTCAGGAGATCTCGGATCTGGAAGCAGCAGGGGCTTTGCTCTATTGGGATCAGTGCACATACATGCCCCGGGGAGGGGCCAAGGCCAGGGCCAGACAAACGGCCACCCTGGCCAGGCTGGCTCACCAGAGGTGGGTGGATTCAGGCCTGGGAGAACTCCTGGAGAAGCTCAAGCCCATGGAGGAAAGGCTTCCTTATGAATCCCTGGAGGCCAGTCTCATTAGGGTGGCCAGCACAGACCATAAGAGGGCTCTGAGAATTCCCCCTGAGTTCATGGAGACCTTAAACAGCCACGTATCCCAATGCTATGAGGCCTGGAGGACAGCCAAGTCGGTCAATGACTTCTCCATGGTCAGGCCATTTCTGGAGCGCACCGTGGAGTTGAGCCGCAGGATGGCCGATTTCTTCTCGGGCTGGGAGCATCCAGCGGATCCCCTCATTGACCTGGCTGATCCAGGGGAAACAGTATCCCGATTGAGGCCTATGTTCTCCAAGCTGAGGGATGAACTGGTGAATCTCTTAATGGAGATCCGAAAGAGACCTCCTGTGGAAGACTCCTGCCTCAAGGGCGTGTTTCCTGATGAGAAACAACTGGAATTCACCTTGGAGTTGCTGCACGCCATGGGATACGACCTGGAGCGGGGCAGGCAGGATCTCTCAGCCCATCCTTTCATGATCCGATTGGCCGGGGGAGATGTCAGAATAACCACCCGGGTCCACACGGGTTACCTTGCGGAGTCCATCTTCGGCTCCATCCATGAGGCCGGCCACGCCTTGTACGAGCAGGGTATCCCAGAAGAACTGGAAGGAACTCCTTTGGCCCAAGGAGCCTCGGCGGGTATCCATGAAAGCCAGTCCAGGCTTTGGGAGAACATGGTGGCCAGAAGTTTGCCCTTTTGGAAATTCTTTTACCCGCGGCTACAAAAAAAATTCCCCCAATTCCTGGAAAAGGTTGATCTGGAATCTTTTTTCAGGGCCATTCATAAGGTGGAGCCGGGCTGCATACGCACACAGGCTGATGAGGTGACCTACAACTTGCATGTGATCATAAGGTTTGAGCTGGAACTGGAGCTCTTGGAAGGATCTTTGGCCGTAAAGGATCTTCCAGAGTTATGGGAAGAGAAATACCAGACACAATTGGGAGTGAAGCCCTCGGATGACAGGGAAGGAGTGCTCCAGGACATGCACTGGTTTTCGGGAACTGTGGGAGGAGCCTTTCAATGCTATACCTTGGGCAACCTGGCCGCAGCCCAGATGTTCCAAGCAGCCCTAGAGCATGACCCCCAGATTCCTTCCCGCATGGAACAAGGAGACATGTCCAGCCTCTTGAATTGGTTGAGGCAGCATGTTCATTGCCATGGACGCAAGTTTAAACCAACAGAGTTGCTCAAGATGGCCACAGGTTCAACCCTGAGAGTAGAGCCGTACCTGGATTACCTGCGGAAAACCTACGGAGGGGTCTATGGATTCTCTTGA